In Mucilaginibacter celer, one DNA window encodes the following:
- a CDS encoding methionine aminotransferase: MIPVVSKLPQTGTTIFTVMSALANELGAINLSQGFPDYDCSPELIELVNKAMKAGHNQYAPMAGVMALRERIAEKTEKLYGAVYNPETEITITAGGTQAIFTAISAVIHPNDEVIIFEPAFDCYAPAIKLMGGVVKSLALEPPDYRIAWDMVKRLINQKTKMIILNSPHNPTATILRKEDIDELSALVKNQDILILSDEVYEHLIYDGETHHSMARYPDLQQRSFIVASFGKPFHATGWKVGYCMAPAYLMNEFRKIHQFLVFAVNTPIQYAIAEHLKNEETYLGLTAFFTEKRDYFRKGLEQTRFELLPCSGSYFQSVSYRGLSDEKDTDYSIRIAKEFGVATIPVSAFYSKGIDHHVLRFCFAKRQETLDKAVDRLIRI, from the coding sequence ATGATACCTGTTGTTTCAAAACTCCCCCAAACCGGAACTACGATTTTCACCGTGATGTCGGCCCTGGCCAACGAGCTGGGGGCTATCAACCTGTCGCAAGGTTTTCCAGATTATGATTGTTCGCCCGAGCTCATCGAGCTGGTTAATAAGGCCATGAAAGCCGGGCACAACCAGTACGCTCCAATGGCCGGGGTAATGGCCCTGCGTGAGCGTATTGCCGAAAAAACAGAGAAACTTTACGGCGCTGTTTACAATCCCGAAACGGAGATCACCATCACTGCCGGAGGCACGCAGGCCATATTTACGGCCATAAGTGCGGTGATCCACCCTAATGATGAGGTGATTATTTTTGAGCCTGCTTTTGATTGCTACGCCCCTGCCATTAAACTGATGGGCGGCGTGGTAAAATCCTTAGCGCTCGAACCGCCCGATTATCGCATTGCCTGGGATATGGTGAAACGACTCATCAACCAAAAAACAAAAATGATTATCCTTAACTCGCCGCATAACCCCACCGCTACCATTTTGCGTAAGGAGGATATAGACGAGCTAAGCGCACTGGTAAAAAACCAGGATATTTTGATTTTGAGCGATGAGGTTTACGAACACCTGATATATGATGGCGAAACCCACCACAGCATGGCCCGCTACCCCGATCTGCAGCAACGCAGCTTCATCGTGGCATCGTTCGGCAAGCCTTTTCATGCCACCGGCTGGAAGGTTGGCTATTGTATGGCACCGGCTTATTTGATGAATGAGTTCCGCAAAATTCACCAGTTTTTGGTGTTCGCCGTGAATACGCCTATCCAGTATGCCATTGCCGAACATTTAAAAAATGAAGAAACTTACCTGGGCTTAACAGCATTTTTTACTGAGAAGCGCGACTACTTCCGCAAAGGCCTTGAGCAAACCCGTTTTGAGCTTTTACCATGCTCCGGATCGTACTTTCAATCAGTAAGTTACCGTGGCCTTAGCGATGAAAAAGACACCGATTATTCTATCCGCATAGCCAAGGAATTTGGGGTGGCTACCATACCGGTTTCGGCCTTTTACAGCAAGGGGATAGATCATCATGTATTACGATTTT